A DNA window from Schistocerca americana isolate TAMUIC-IGC-003095 chromosome 4, iqSchAmer2.1, whole genome shotgun sequence contains the following coding sequences:
- the LOC124613999 gene encoding L-seryl-tRNA(Sec) kinase — protein sequence MENKESEIVLLILLGLPASGKTTFSKVLMKLSGDVNVSGSVGEKNHSIIHICYDALVPLLSLEQTKWSETRKKVVAVVENIICLLKTQNYSELDDYLQCMQIEKTKRHISQATDETTMVLIDDNMYYSSMRYEYFKMARRYTISFAEICLHCSAEVACSRNSQRSDDRVAQDTIIRMAGKLCCPSKKNSWEKWFCCLSSESPFDKRDAQTVFRVIEDSLKEPVLPVNNEDDENAHKKCAPNLIHEADIALRKVIGSKIKQLSASTAAGKNKQSLILKKQLLLQELKSGVLEVPEAIYKMFETRSDELQEELQQWWLTFFL from the coding sequence ATGGAAAATAAGGAAAGTGAGATTGTGTTGCTTATTTTACTTGGTTTGCCAGCTAGTGGCAAAACAACGTTCTCAAAAGTGTTGATGAAGTTGAGTGGCGACGTTAATGTTTCTGGATCCGTGGGTGAAAAAAATCACAGTATAATTCATATTTGTTATGATGCATTAGTGCCACTACTTTCGCTTGAACAAACTAAGTGGAGTGAAACTCGTAAGAAGGTTGTTGCTGTAGTTGAAAATATTATTTGCCTCCTGAAAACACAGAACTATTCAGAACTAGACGACTACTTGCAGTGTATGCAAATAGAGAAGACCAAAAGGCACATTTCACAAGCTACAGACGAAACTACAATGGTCCTCATAGATGACAATATGTATTACAGTAGTATGCGGTATGAATATTTTAAAATGGCAAGAAGATATACAATAAGTTTTGCAGAAATCTGTTTACACTGTTCAGCAGAGGTGGCTTGTAGTCGCAACTCTCAGAGATCAGATGATCGTGTGGCACAAGATACTATTATTAGAATGGCAGGAAAACTGTGCTGCCCCAGTAAGAAAAATTCGTGGGAGAAATGGTTCTGTTGTCTCTCTTCAGAATCGCCATTTGATAAGAGAGATGCACAAACTGTATTCCGGGTTATAGAGGATAGCCTTAAGGAACCAGTTTTACCTGTGAATAATGAAGATGATGAGAATGCACATAAAAAATGTGCTCCTAATCTCATTCATGAAGCTGATATTGCTCTGCGGAAAGTTATAGGTAGTAAAATAAAGCAACTATCTGCAAGCACCGCTGCTGGTAAAAATAAGCAATCCTTAATTTTAAAGAAACAGTTACTCCTACAAGAATTGAAAAGTGGTGTTCTGGAGGTGCCAGAAGCCATATATAAAATGTTTGAGACCAGAAGTGATGAACTGCAGGAAGAATTACAACAGTGGTGGCTAACTTTTTTTTTATGA